A part of Podarcis raffonei isolate rPodRaf1 chromosome 12, rPodRaf1.pri, whole genome shotgun sequence genomic DNA contains:
- the SPAG6 gene encoding sperm-associated antigen 6, translating into MSQRQVLQVFEQYQRARTQFVQTVAELATRPQNIETLQNAGVMALLRPLLLDVVPNIQQTAALALGRLANYNDDLAEAVVKGDILPQLVYSLAEQNRFYKKAAAFVLRAVGKHSPQLAQAIVDCGALDTLVICLEDFDPGVKEAASWALGYIARHNAELSQAVVDAGAIPLLVLCIQEPEIALRRIAASALSDVSKHSPELAQTVVDAGAIAHLAQMILNPDAKLKRQVLSALSQIAKHSVDLAEMVVEAEIFPVVLTCLKDSDEYVKKNAATLIREIARHTPELSQLIVNAGGVAAVIDCVGCCKGNVRLPGIMMLGYVAAHSENLAMAVIISKGVPQLAVCLSEEPEDHIKAAAAWSLGQIGRHTPEHARAVAVANVLPVLLSLYMSPESSEDLQVKTKKALKNILQKCTHLPALEPLLHDAPPNILKHIVGQFSKVLPHDSKARRLFVTSGGLKKVQEIKAEAGSLLQEYIYTINNCYPEEIVRYYSPGYSEALLERVENYQPVL; encoded by the exons GTGTAATGGCTCTGCTGAGGCCGCTCCTATTGGATGTGGTTCCAAATATTCAACAGACAGCTGCTTTGGCCCTTGGGAGACTTGCCAATTATAATGATGACCTGGCAGAAGCTGTAGTTAAGGGAGATATTCTTCCGCAGCTCGTGTATTCATTGGCTGAGCAGAAT CGCTTCTACAAGAAAGCAGCTGCGTTTGTATTGCGAGCAGTTGGAAAACATTCTCCCCAGCTAGCCCAGGCGATAGTTGACTGTGGAGCACTAGACACGCTGGTCATCTGCTTGGAGGATTTTGACCCTGGAGTAAAGGAAGCTGCGTCCTGGGCCCTTGGCTATATAGCGAGACACAATGCAG AACTGTCACAGGCTGTGGTGGATGCTGGAGCCATTCCTCTCTTAGTCCTCTGTATCCAGGAGCCAGAGATTGCTTTGAGAAGGATTGCAGCTTCCGCGCTCAGTGATGTTTCAAAGCATTCTCCGGAGTTAGCACAGACGGTTGTGGACGCGGGGGCAATTGCTCACTTGGCTCAGATGATCCTCAACCCCGATGCCAAACTAAAG CGTCAGGTGCTCTCAGCTCTCAGCCAGATAGCAAAGCATTCTGTGGATCTGGCAGAAATGGTGGTTGAAGCAGAAATTTTCCCTGTTGTACTCACATGCCTGAAGGACTCGGATGAATATGTCAAGAAAAATGCTGCAACTCTAATTAGAGAGATAGCAAGGCATACGCCTGAG CTTTCACAACTCATAGTGAATGCAGGGGGAGTTGCTGCTGTCATTGACTGTGTTGGTTGCTGCAAAGGAAATGTTAGACTTCCTGGTATCATGATGCTGGGCTATGTGGCAGCTCATTCAGAGAACCTGGCCATGGCAGTGATCATTTCAAAG GGGGTTCCACAGCTGGCAGTGTGCTTGTCAGAAGAGCCAGAAGATCATATTAAGGCAGCAGCTGCCTGGTCTTTGGGACAGATTGGGAGACACACTCCAGAACATGCCCGTGCTGTTGCAGTAGCAAATGTCTTGCCTGTGCTGCTCTCCCTGTATATGTCACCTGAAAGTTCAGAAGATCTTCAAGTCAAA ACTAAGAAAGCTTTAAAGAACATCCTGCAGAAGTGCACTCATCTGCCAGCACTCGAACCCTTATTGCATGATGCTCCTCCAAACATCCTGAAGCACATAGTCGGCCAGTTCAGTAAG GTTCTGCCCCATGATTCCAAAGCACGGCGCCTTTTTGTAACGAGTGGAGGCCTTAAAAAGGTTCAGGAGATAAAAGCAGAGGCTGGGTCACTTCTTCAAGAGTATATCTACACAATTAACAATTGTTATCCGGAGGAAATAGTCAG ATATTATTCCCCTGGATATTCTGAAGCACTTCTGGAAAGGGTAGAAAATTATCAGCCAGTTCTATAA